The following proteins are encoded in a genomic region of Protaetiibacter sp. SSC-01:
- a CDS encoding DMT family transporter, giving the protein MSTTTSTTASARLSPAVLAAIGFTILAWASAFIVIRGVAPEIGGGALALGRLVVGTLALGVLLIVQRSWIRPTGREWALLLVYGVAWFGAYNVTLNIAEHTLDAGTTAMIVGIGPILIALGAGIMLGEGVPKWLVIGTAVAFAGVVLIGLSTSVFGGGRVDLAGVLWALASAVTYAIGVLAQKPIVRRIPSVQVTFLGCAIGMVACVPFAGQLVAETSQASALGWIGMIYLGVVPTALAFTTWGYALARVPAGQLGISTYVVPPLALLAGWLVLGEVPALLAVLGGVLCLTGVGLSRRRSAPAKVASGPADGVAVTAADVDAEA; this is encoded by the coding sequence GTGTCCACCACCACATCGACCACCGCATCCGCACGGCTCAGCCCCGCCGTGCTCGCCGCGATCGGGTTCACGATCCTCGCGTGGGCGAGCGCGTTCATCGTCATCCGCGGCGTCGCGCCCGAGATCGGGGGAGGGGCGCTCGCGCTCGGCCGGCTCGTCGTGGGCACCCTCGCGCTCGGCGTGCTGCTCATCGTGCAGCGCAGCTGGATCCGCCCGACGGGGCGCGAGTGGGCGCTCCTGCTCGTCTACGGCGTCGCATGGTTCGGCGCCTACAACGTGACGCTCAACATCGCCGAGCACACGCTCGACGCCGGCACGACCGCCATGATCGTCGGCATCGGGCCCATCCTCATCGCGCTCGGCGCGGGCATCATGCTCGGCGAGGGCGTGCCCAAGTGGCTCGTCATCGGCACGGCCGTCGCGTTCGCCGGCGTCGTGCTCATCGGGCTCTCCACGAGCGTCTTCGGCGGCGGCCGCGTCGACCTCGCGGGCGTGCTGTGGGCGCTCGCCTCCGCCGTCACCTACGCGATCGGCGTGCTCGCCCAGAAGCCCATCGTGCGGCGCATCCCCTCCGTGCAGGTGACGTTCCTCGGATGCGCGATCGGCATGGTCGCATGCGTCCCGTTCGCGGGGCAGCTCGTGGCCGAGACCTCGCAGGCGTCCGCCCTCGGGTGGATCGGCATGATCTACCTCGGCGTCGTGCCGACGGCCCTCGCCTTCACGACGTGGGGCTACGCCCTCGCGCGCGTGCCCGCGGGGCAGCTCGGCATCTCGACCTACGTCGTGCCGCCGCTCGCGCTCCTCGCCGGATGGCTCGTGCTGGGCGAGGTGCCCGCCCTGCTCGCCGTGCTCGGGGGCGTGCTGTGCCTCACGGGCGTCGGCCTCTCGCGGCGGCGTTCGGCCCCCGCGAAGGTCGCCTCGGGACCCGCCGACGGTGTCGCGGTGACGGCCGCCGACGTCGACGCGGAGGCCTGA
- the rpsP gene encoding 30S ribosomal protein S16 encodes MAVKIRLKRLGKIRAPYYRIVVADSRTKRDGRVIEEIGKYHPTEEPSFIEVDSDRAQYWLSVGAQPTEQVLAILKLTGDWGKFKGDKNATSTVKTKEAPVAFVADEKKKPVLKPKAEKPAKAEETPAAEDDVVTEAEAAVDEAAGSEATEAEAPADADADKE; translated from the coding sequence GTGGCTGTCAAGATCCGCCTCAAGCGGCTCGGCAAGATCCGTGCCCCGTACTACCGCATCGTCGTCGCCGACTCGCGCACCAAGCGCGACGGTCGCGTCATCGAGGAGATCGGCAAGTACCACCCCACCGAGGAGCCCTCGTTCATCGAGGTCGACTCGGACCGCGCCCAGTACTGGCTCTCCGTCGGCGCCCAGCCGACCGAGCAGGTGCTCGCGATCCTCAAGCTGACCGGCGACTGGGGCAAGTTCAAGGGCGACAAGAACGCCACGAGCACGGTCAAGACGAAGGAGGCGCCCGTCGCCTTCGTCGCCGACGAGAAGAAGAAGCCGGTGCTCAAGCCCAAGGCGGAGAAGCCCGCCAAGGCCGAGGAGACCCCCGCCGCCGAGGACGACGTCGTCACCGAGGCCGAGGCCGCGGTCGACGAGGCCGCCGGCTCGGAGGCCACCGAGGCCGAGGCCCCGGCCGACGCCGACGCCGACAAGGAGTAA
- a CDS encoding RNA-binding protein, whose protein sequence is MLASALEHLVKGIVDHPDDVQVDSSSTPRGEVLEVRVHPEDLGRVIGRSGRTAKALRTLVTALADGRRVRVDVVDTDAA, encoded by the coding sequence GTGCTCGCATCCGCCCTCGAGCACCTCGTGAAGGGGATCGTGGATCACCCGGACGACGTGCAGGTGGATTCGTCAAGCACCCCGCGCGGCGAGGTCCTCGAGGTGCGTGTGCACCCCGAGGACCTCGGCCGCGTCATCGGCCGCTCGGGACGCACCGCTAAGGCCCTCCGCACCCTCGTGACGGCGCTCGCCGACGGCCGCCGCGTGCGCGTCGACGTCGTCGACACCGACGCGGCGTGA
- the rimM gene encoding ribosome maturation factor RimM (Essential for efficient processing of 16S rRNA): MSGAKRPGTTQLRVGRLLKAHGLKGALKLELYTDDPAKRFVPGATFSLQVPTSSPWHGKTLELTELRWYNGHPVAFFVGVDDRTVAESLVKAILWIDADVAADDEPDAWYDHQLVGLRALRDGVEVGRVMRVDHLPAQDLLVIKAGDREVLVPFVSAIVPAVDVEAGTVTLTPPAGLFEDLADETPEPPRRAE, encoded by the coding sequence GTGAGCGGGGCGAAGCGTCCCGGCACCACCCAGCTGCGCGTCGGGCGGCTGCTGAAGGCGCACGGACTCAAGGGCGCCCTCAAGCTCGAGCTCTACACCGACGACCCCGCGAAGCGCTTCGTGCCCGGGGCAACGTTCTCGCTGCAGGTGCCGACGTCCTCGCCGTGGCACGGCAAGACCCTCGAGCTCACCGAGCTGCGCTGGTACAACGGGCATCCGGTCGCCTTCTTCGTGGGCGTCGACGACCGCACGGTGGCCGAGTCGCTCGTGAAGGCGATCCTCTGGATCGACGCGGACGTCGCCGCCGACGATGAGCCCGACGCGTGGTACGACCACCAGCTCGTCGGCCTCCGCGCGCTGCGCGACGGCGTCGAGGTCGGCCGGGTCATGCGCGTCGACCACCTGCCCGCGCAGGACCTGCTCGTCATCAAGGCGGGCGATCGCGAAGTGCTCGTGCCGTTCGTGTCGGCCATCGTGCCGGCGGTCGACGTCGAGGCGGGCACCGTGACGCTCACCCCGCCCGCGGGCCTCTTCGAGGACCTCGCGGACGAGACGCCGGAGCCGCCTCGCCGCGCTGAGTAG
- a CDS encoding uroporphyrinogen-III synthase, whose amino-acid sequence MTNAMLDDAVPGFRPDQLEGFRIGVTSERRAADLIDALERRGAQVMHAPTLRMENARDDAQVIADTHAIIDARPDVVLATTAFGIRRWLEVADAGGVGDELIDTMGAARILVRGPKARGGVRAAGLDDSGMSEEETTASLVDKVLAEFPPGLTIAVQAHGYLDAAHLKPLRAAGHRVLLVAPYRWRSLDDSDERIPRLIEAICQRQLDCVTFTSAPAVDALYAASEGLGAYDELVAAFRRGVVAAAVGPVTAAPLQAAGIQPLQPERFRMGALIRLVCERLPELRVARVRTAHGDVVVRGTIVELDGRRIPLTPTPLALLRTLLDAEGAVVSREQLLRSVGTADEHALEMALSRLRRSLGAPIIATVVKRGYRVDVAA is encoded by the coding sequence GTGACGAACGCGATGCTCGACGACGCCGTGCCCGGATTCCGCCCCGACCAGCTCGAGGGGTTCCGCATCGGCGTCACGAGCGAGCGCCGCGCCGCCGACCTCATCGACGCCCTCGAGCGGCGCGGGGCGCAGGTCATGCACGCGCCGACCCTGCGCATGGAGAACGCGCGCGACGACGCCCAGGTGATCGCCGACACGCACGCCATCATCGACGCCCGGCCGGATGTCGTGCTCGCGACGACCGCGTTCGGCATCCGCCGCTGGCTCGAGGTCGCGGATGCCGGGGGCGTCGGCGACGAGCTCATCGACACGATGGGCGCGGCCCGCATCCTCGTGCGCGGACCCAAGGCGCGCGGCGGTGTGCGGGCGGCCGGGCTCGACGACTCGGGCATGAGCGAGGAGGAGACGACGGCGTCGCTCGTCGACAAGGTGCTCGCGGAGTTCCCGCCGGGGCTCACGATCGCCGTGCAGGCGCACGGCTACCTCGACGCCGCCCACCTGAAGCCGCTGCGCGCGGCCGGACACCGCGTGCTGCTCGTGGCGCCGTACCGCTGGCGGTCGCTCGACGACAGCGACGAGCGCATCCCGCGGCTCATCGAGGCGATCTGCCAGCGGCAGCTCGACTGCGTGACCTTCACGAGCGCGCCCGCGGTCGATGCGCTCTACGCGGCATCCGAGGGGCTCGGGGCGTACGACGAGCTCGTCGCGGCGTTCCGGCGCGGTGTGGTCGCGGCGGCGGTCGGGCCCGTGACGGCGGCGCCGCTGCAGGCGGCCGGCATCCAGCCGCTGCAGCCGGAGCGGTTCCGCATGGGCGCGCTCATCCGGCTCGTGTGCGAGCGGTTGCCCGAGCTGCGGGTCGCGCGCGTGCGCACGGCCCACGGCGACGTCGTCGTGCGCGGCACGATCGTCGAGCTCGACGGGCGCCGCATCCCGCTCACCCCGACGCCGCTCGCGCTCCTGCGCACCCTGCTGGATGCGGAGGGCGCGGTCGTCTCGCGCGAGCAGCTGCTGCGCTCCGTCGGCACGGCCGACGAGCACGCGCTCGAGATGGCGCTCAGCCGCCTGCGGCGCAGCCTCGGGGCGCCCATCATCGCGACCGTCGTCAAGCGCGGCTACCGCGTCGACGTCGCCGCCTGA
- the cobA gene encoding uroporphyrinogen-III C-methyltransferase, producing the protein MTERMGRVTLVGGGPGARELLTLGAVDALRTADVVLFDRLAPYEVLAEFCPAAVHIDVGKQPGHHAVPQEEIEAMLVRHALAGAHVVRFKGGDPYIFGRGGEEVLACRRAGVPVEVIPGVTSSVAVPAAAGIPLTHRGISHAFTVISGHAPLTASEYEHLAGLDGTIVVLMGVNALPALAPGLVRAGMPATTPAAVIERGHRTGQRTTLAPLAELPEAASVAGVRSPAVIVIGEVVRLAAGGDAEAEAALRRAGEAVAAP; encoded by the coding sequence ATGACTGAGCGGATGGGGCGGGTCACCCTCGTCGGCGGCGGACCGGGCGCGCGCGAGCTGCTGACCCTCGGCGCCGTCGACGCCCTGCGCACGGCCGACGTCGTGCTCTTCGACCGGCTCGCGCCCTACGAGGTGCTCGCCGAGTTCTGCCCCGCCGCCGTGCACATCGACGTCGGCAAGCAGCCCGGCCACCACGCGGTGCCGCAGGAGGAGATCGAGGCGATGCTCGTGCGCCACGCGCTCGCGGGCGCGCACGTCGTGCGGTTCAAGGGCGGCGACCCGTACATCTTCGGCCGCGGCGGCGAGGAGGTGCTCGCGTGCCGACGCGCGGGCGTGCCCGTCGAGGTCATCCCGGGCGTCACGAGCTCCGTCGCCGTGCCCGCCGCCGCCGGGATCCCGCTCACGCACCGCGGCATCAGCCACGCATTCACCGTCATCTCCGGGCATGCGCCGCTCACCGCATCCGAGTACGAGCACCTCGCCGGGCTCGACGGCACGATCGTCGTGCTCATGGGCGTCAACGCGCTTCCCGCGCTCGCGCCGGGGCTCGTGCGGGCCGGGATGCCGGCCACGACCCCCGCGGCCGTCATCGAGCGCGGGCACCGCACGGGCCAGCGCACGACGCTCGCGCCGCTCGCGGAGCTGCCCGAGGCGGCATCCGTCGCGGGCGTGCGCTCGCCCGCCGTCATCGTCATCGGCGAGGTCGTGCGGCTCGCTGCGGGCGGCGACGCCGAGGCGGAGGCCGCTCTGCGGCGCGCGGGCGAGGCGGTGGCCGCGCCGTGA
- the nirB gene encoding nitrite reductase large subunit NirB, with the protein MTQSTAPRRVVVIGAGPAAHRLADAIRTRDTEDRIRLTVIGEEEHLPYDRVALSRRFLGGDDLTLDASVWDHEAITLIRGERAVALDRVARTVTTDAGRMLSYDDVVFATGSRAPVPDIPGAEHARVYRTIADVEDLAAEVKLLAAVLGRPPRTVVAGGGLLGLEAAGGLAELGADSAIVHSGGWLMSAQLDEGAGQSLGRLIGARGIAMHLGTRPREILETEGAVTAVKLTNGQTIPADLIVFAIGISARDEVAAAAAIEIAPRGGIVVDEECRASDPRVWAIGEVASVQGRCVGLVAPANAMAEVVADRLLGGDATFTTIDDATKLKLAGVEVASFGDAMGATPGALEIVYADPARGLYQKVVVSDDARTLLGGVFVGDAAPYLTLRPMLGRELGSEPAAYLTASGAEPAGADELPDDALLCSCNNVSVGAVRTAVHGTDDAGPCRTVPELKACTRAGLQCGSCVPLVKKILEQELAKAGLTVSHALCEHFGQSRQELFELIRVLGITSWEDTLARFGTGRGCDICKPAVASILASQHDAYVLDDGRGSLQDTNDRALANMQRDGTYSVVPRIPGGEITPEKLGVIARVATEFGLYTKITGGQRIDMFGARLDQLPDIWAQLVEAGFESGQAYGKALRNVKSCVGSTWCRFGVQDSVGMAVRLELRYRGLRAPHKFKFGVSGCARECAEARGKDVGVIATDAGWNLYVGGNGGFQPTHAQLLASDLDDETLIRYIDRYLMYYIRTADRLQRTARWMEEIDGGLDHVRAVVVEDSLGLAAELESAMARHIENYEDEWAATLRDPERLARFRSFVNAPGDAAPGIPRVVERGQARPATAAELRDGRVVLAGARIPVRDATGEGHDDD; encoded by the coding sequence ATGACGCAATCCACTGCACCACGCCGCGTCGTCGTGATCGGAGCAGGCCCCGCCGCGCACCGCCTCGCCGACGCGATCCGCACCCGCGATACCGAGGACCGCATCCGCCTCACCGTCATCGGCGAGGAGGAGCACCTCCCCTACGACCGCGTCGCCCTCAGCCGCCGCTTCCTCGGCGGCGACGACCTCACCCTCGACGCGAGCGTGTGGGACCACGAGGCGATCACCCTCATCCGGGGCGAGCGCGCCGTGGCCCTCGACCGCGTCGCGCGAACGGTCACGACGGATGCGGGCCGCATGCTCTCCTACGACGACGTCGTGTTCGCGACCGGCTCCCGCGCGCCCGTGCCCGACATCCCGGGCGCCGAGCACGCCCGCGTCTACCGCACGATCGCCGACGTCGAGGACCTCGCGGCCGAGGTGAAGCTGCTCGCGGCCGTGCTCGGTCGCCCGCCCCGCACGGTCGTCGCGGGCGGCGGGCTGCTGGGCCTCGAGGCGGCGGGCGGGCTCGCCGAGCTCGGCGCCGACTCGGCGATCGTGCACTCGGGCGGCTGGCTCATGTCGGCGCAGCTCGACGAGGGCGCCGGGCAGTCGCTCGGCCGGCTCATCGGCGCACGCGGCATCGCGATGCACCTCGGCACGCGGCCGCGCGAGATCCTCGAGACCGAGGGCGCCGTCACGGCCGTCAAGCTCACGAACGGGCAGACGATCCCCGCCGACCTCATCGTCTTCGCGATCGGCATCTCGGCGCGGGACGAGGTCGCCGCGGCCGCCGCGATCGAGATCGCGCCGCGCGGCGGCATCGTCGTCGACGAGGAGTGCCGCGCATCCGACCCCCGCGTCTGGGCGATCGGCGAGGTCGCGAGCGTGCAGGGCCGCTGCGTCGGCCTCGTCGCCCCCGCGAACGCGATGGCCGAGGTCGTGGCCGACCGGCTGCTCGGCGGCGACGCGACCTTCACGACGATCGACGACGCCACGAAGCTCAAGCTCGCGGGCGTCGAGGTCGCGAGCTTCGGCGACGCGATGGGCGCCACTCCGGGCGCTCTCGAGATCGTCTACGCGGACCCCGCCCGCGGGCTCTACCAGAAGGTCGTCGTGTCGGATGACGCGCGCACCCTGCTCGGCGGCGTCTTCGTGGGCGACGCGGCGCCCTATCTCACGCTGCGCCCCATGCTCGGGCGCGAGCTCGGGTCCGAACCCGCGGCGTACCTCACGGCATCCGGCGCGGAGCCCGCGGGCGCCGACGAGCTGCCCGACGACGCCCTGCTGTGCTCGTGCAACAACGTCTCCGTCGGCGCCGTGCGCACGGCCGTCCACGGCACCGACGACGCCGGCCCGTGCCGCACGGTTCCCGAGCTCAAGGCGTGCACGCGCGCCGGGCTGCAGTGCGGCTCGTGCGTTCCGCTCGTCAAGAAGATCCTCGAGCAGGAGCTCGCGAAGGCGGGGCTCACCGTCTCGCACGCACTGTGCGAGCACTTCGGGCAGAGCCGGCAGGAGCTCTTCGAGCTCATCCGCGTGCTCGGCATCACCTCGTGGGAAGACACCCTCGCGCGCTTCGGCACCGGCCGCGGGTGCGACATCTGCAAGCCCGCCGTCGCATCCATCCTCGCGAGCCAGCACGACGCCTACGTGCTCGACGACGGTCGCGGGTCGCTGCAGGACACCAACGACCGCGCGCTCGCCAACATGCAGCGCGACGGCACCTACTCGGTCGTGCCCCGCATCCCGGGCGGCGAGATCACGCCCGAGAAGCTCGGCGTGATCGCACGCGTCGCGACCGAGTTCGGGCTCTACACGAAGATCACGGGCGGGCAGCGCATCGACATGTTCGGCGCGCGGCTCGACCAGCTGCCCGACATCTGGGCGCAGCTCGTCGAGGCCGGGTTCGAGTCGGGCCAGGCGTACGGCAAGGCGCTGCGCAACGTCAAGAGCTGCGTCGGCTCGACATGGTGCCGCTTCGGCGTGCAGGACTCGGTGGGCATGGCCGTGCGGCTCGAGCTGCGCTACCGGGGGCTGCGGGCGCCGCACAAGTTCAAGTTCGGGGTGTCCGGATGCGCGCGCGAGTGCGCCGAGGCGCGCGGCAAGGACGTCGGCGTCATCGCGACCGACGCCGGCTGGAACCTCTACGTCGGCGGCAACGGCGGCTTCCAGCCGACCCACGCGCAGCTGCTCGCGAGCGACCTCGACGACGAGACCCTCATCCGTTACATCGACCGCTACCTCATGTACTACATCCGCACGGCCGACCGGCTGCAGCGCACCGCCCGCTGGATGGAGGAGATCGACGGCGGGCTCGACCACGTGCGCGCGGTCGTCGTCGAGGACTCGCTCGGCCTCGCCGCCGAGCTCGAGTCGGCGATGGCGCGGCACATCGAGAACTACGAGGACGAGTGGGCCGCGACGCTGCGCGACCCCGAGCGCCTCGCGCGGTTCCGCAGCTTCGTGAACGCGCCGGGCGACGCGGCGCCGGGCATCCCGCGCGTCGTCGAGCGCGGGCAGGCGCGGCCCGCGACGGCCGCCGAGCTGCGCGACGGGCGCGTCGTGCTCGCGGGAGCGCGCATCCCGGTGCGCGACGCGACGGGAGAGGGGCACGACGATGACTGA
- the nirD gene encoding nitrite reductase small subunit NirD, with product MTLTIPERTASAATAPTSATATATTTATETATAEPAAVGWFPVCEADALEPEWGEAVLVEGRQIALVLAAPGELYAVDHRDPVMGAYVMARGIVGSRGERATIASPLLKQVYDLQTGACLDDPSLALSTYRTRVVGGMIEIEIAA from the coding sequence ATGACCCTCACGATCCCCGAGCGCACGGCGTCCGCCGCGACGGCGCCCACGAGCGCGACCGCGACCGCGACCACGACCGCGACCGAGACCGCGACCGCCGAGCCGGCAGCCGTCGGCTGGTTCCCGGTGTGCGAGGCCGACGCGCTCGAGCCGGAGTGGGGCGAGGCGGTGCTCGTGGAGGGGCGCCAGATCGCTCTCGTGCTCGCGGCGCCCGGCGAGCTGTACGCCGTCGACCACCGCGACCCCGTCATGGGCGCGTACGTCATGGCGCGCGGCATCGTGGGCTCGCGCGGCGAGCGTGCGACGATCGCCTCGCCGCTGCTCAAGCAGGTGTACGACCTGCAGACGGGCGCGTGCCTCGACGACCCCTCGCTCGCGCTCTCGACGTACCGCACGCGCGTCGTCGGCGGCATGATCGAGATCGAGATCGCCGCGTGA
- a CDS encoding sirohydrochlorin chelatase, translating into MTPAVATLAPPALLAISHGTSSPSGAAAVSALVDAVTDASPGVAVAGGFVDVQQPDVPTVLGGLPAGAQAVVVPLLLSAGYHVHVDLAQDAAAFDGVTVAGALGPDDRLVTLLGRRLAESGLRPDDAVVLAAAGSSDARAVADCAETALRLGDLLRRHVTVGYISAASPRLADAVAATRAAHPYCRVVVASYLLAPGYFADLAVAAGGDVTSAPLLASGARVPTELVDIVLDRYADAAATRASA; encoded by the coding sequence GTGACGCCCGCCGTGGCGACGCTCGCACCGCCCGCGCTCCTCGCGATCTCGCACGGCACGTCCTCGCCCTCGGGCGCCGCCGCGGTCTCCGCGCTCGTCGACGCCGTGACGGATGCGAGCCCCGGCGTCGCGGTCGCGGGCGGCTTCGTCGACGTGCAGCAGCCGGATGTGCCGACCGTGCTCGGCGGGCTCCCCGCGGGCGCGCAGGCGGTCGTCGTGCCGCTCCTGCTCTCCGCCGGGTACCACGTGCACGTCGACCTCGCGCAAGATGCCGCGGCGTTCGACGGCGTGACGGTCGCGGGCGCACTCGGCCCCGACGACCGGCTCGTGACGCTCCTCGGCCGCCGCCTCGCAGAGTCGGGGCTGCGTCCGGACGACGCCGTCGTGCTCGCGGCCGCCGGCTCGAGCGATGCGCGCGCGGTCGCCGACTGCGCCGAGACGGCGCTCCGCCTCGGCGACCTCCTCCGCCGCCATGTCACGGTCGGCTACATCTCCGCCGCGAGCCCGCGCCTCGCCGATGCCGTCGCCGCGACGCGCGCCGCGCATCCGTACTGCCGCGTCGTCGTCGCGAGCTACCTGCTCGCGCCCGGCTACTTCGCCGACCTCGCCGTCGCGGCGGGCGGCGACGTCACGAGCGCGCCGCTGCTCGCATCCGGCGCCCGCGTGCCGACCGAGCTCGTCGATATCGTGCTCGATCGCTACGCCGACGCGGCGGCGACCCGCGCATCCGCCTGA
- the trmD gene encoding tRNA (guanosine(37)-N1)-methyltransferase TrmD produces the protein MRIDVVTIFPEFFSVLDVSLLGKARTSGLIDVRVHDLRDFTHDRHRTVDDTPAGGGAGMVMKPEPWGEALDTILEGATDAVVVFPTPAGRLFRQPIARELAVAPHLVFCCGRYEGIDQRVVEHTATRPEVAEVRELSLGDYVLNGGEVAVMAMIEAAGRLVPGVVGNPESLVEESHEDGLLEYPSYTKPAEWRGLATPPVLLSGNHAAINAWRHEQQLERTRRNRPELLGEHSAE, from the coding sequence GTGCGTATCGACGTCGTCACGATCTTCCCCGAGTTCTTCTCGGTGCTCGACGTCTCCCTGCTCGGCAAGGCCCGCACGAGCGGCCTCATCGACGTGCGCGTGCACGATCTGCGCGACTTCACGCACGATCGGCACCGCACGGTCGACGACACCCCCGCGGGCGGCGGCGCGGGCATGGTCATGAAGCCCGAGCCGTGGGGCGAGGCGCTCGACACGATCCTCGAGGGGGCGACGGATGCCGTGGTCGTGTTCCCGACGCCCGCCGGCCGCCTCTTCCGCCAGCCGATCGCGCGCGAGCTCGCCGTGGCCCCGCACCTCGTGTTCTGCTGCGGTCGCTACGAGGGCATCGACCAGCGCGTCGTCGAGCACACCGCGACGCGGCCCGAGGTCGCCGAGGTGCGCGAGCTGAGCCTCGGCGACTACGTGCTCAACGGGGGAGAGGTCGCCGTGATGGCGATGATCGAGGCCGCCGGACGGCTCGTGCCGGGCGTCGTCGGCAACCCCGAGTCGCTCGTCGAGGAGAGCCACGAGGACGGCCTGCTCGAGTACCCGAGCTACACGAAGCCCGCCGAGTGGCGCGGCCTCGCGACGCCGCCCGTGCTGCTCTCGGGCAACCACGCCGCGATCAACGCGTGGCGTCACGAGCAGCAGCTCGAGCGCACGCGCCGCAACCGTCCCGAGCTGCTCGGCGAGCACTCCGCCGAGTAG
- a CDS encoding formate/nitrite transporter family protein, translating to MSYVKPAELVTRMIDAGEYKIKLSTRDTLIRAYMGAALLTLAAGFAVTVSVQTGEPLLGALLFPVGFVLLYLLGYDLLTGVFTLGPLAVLDRRPGIRVRGMLRNWGLVFLGNFLGAFTVAVLMAIYFTYGFSAEPSAVGQAIGEIGHGRTVGYAEHGAAGMVTLIVRGILCNWMVSTGVVASMMSDNLLGKLVAMWLPIMLFFYMGFEHSIVNMFLFPSGLLLGADFTLLDYLLWNEIPTIVGNLIGGLAFVGIPLYLTYRARSKDAALGGSTSRAVRTRRPAAAPAPAPAVASVAAEA from the coding sequence ATGTCTTACGTCAAGCCGGCCGAACTCGTCACCCGCATGATCGATGCGGGCGAGTACAAGATCAAGCTCTCGACCCGCGACACGCTCATCCGCGCCTACATGGGGGCCGCGCTCCTCACGCTCGCCGCGGGCTTCGCCGTCACGGTGTCGGTGCAGACGGGCGAGCCGCTCCTCGGCGCGCTGCTCTTCCCGGTCGGCTTCGTGCTGCTCTACCTGCTCGGCTACGACCTTCTGACGGGCGTCTTCACGCTCGGGCCGCTCGCCGTGCTCGATCGGCGCCCCGGCATCCGGGTGCGCGGGATGCTGCGCAACTGGGGTCTCGTGTTCCTCGGCAACTTCCTGGGGGCGTTCACGGTCGCCGTGCTCATGGCGATCTACTTCACCTACGGGTTCTCGGCGGAGCCGTCTGCGGTGGGTCAGGCGATCGGCGAGATCGGGCACGGACGCACCGTCGGCTACGCCGAGCACGGCGCCGCGGGCATGGTCACGCTCATCGTGCGCGGCATCCTGTGCAACTGGATGGTGTCGACGGGCGTCGTCGCGTCGATGATGTCCGACAACCTGCTCGGCAAGCTCGTCGCGATGTGGCTGCCGATCATGCTGTTCTTCTACATGGGCTTCGAGCACTCGATCGTGAACATGTTCCTGTTCCCGTCGGGCCTGCTGCTCGGCGCCGACTTCACGCTCCTCGACTACCTGCTCTGGAACGAGATCCCGACGATCGTCGGCAACCTCATCGGCGGGCTCGCGTTCGTGGGCATCCCGCTCTACCTGACCTACCGCGCCCGGTCGAAGGATGCGGCGCTCGGCGGCAGCACCTCCCGGGCCGTGCGCACCCGGCGCCCCGCCGCGGCTCCCGCGCCCGCGCCGGCCGTCGCATCCGTCGCAGCGGAGGCCTGA
- the map gene encoding type I methionyl aminopeptidase: MIELRTPAEIEQMRPAGRFVASVLEATRDAADVGVNLLDLDALAHEMIRKAGAESCYIDYHPSFGASPFGKVICTSVNDAVLHGLPHDYRLRDGDLLSLDFAASVDGWVCDSALSIVVGEPDPADLELIATTERALDAAIAAATVGHRIGDISAAIGDVAEAAGLPVNLDFGGHGVGRTMHGDPHVPNDGRRKRGLPLRDGLVLALEPWFMRGTDEIYTDRDGWTLRSRDGSRGAHAEHTVAITADGPIVLTARSS; the protein is encoded by the coding sequence GTGATTGAACTCCGGACGCCCGCTGAGATCGAGCAGATGAGACCCGCCGGCCGCTTCGTGGCGAGCGTGCTCGAGGCGACGCGCGACGCCGCCGACGTCGGGGTCAACCTGCTCGACCTCGACGCCCTCGCGCACGAGATGATCCGCAAGGCGGGCGCGGAGTCCTGCTACATCGACTACCACCCGAGCTTCGGCGCCTCCCCGTTCGGCAAGGTCATCTGCACCTCGGTCAATGACGCCGTGCTGCACGGCCTCCCGCACGACTACCGCCTGCGCGACGGCGACCTGCTCTCGCTCGACTTCGCGGCATCCGTCGACGGCTGGGTGTGCGACTCGGCGCTCTCGATCGTCGTCGGCGAGCCCGACCCGGCCGACCTCGAGCTCATCGCCACGACCGAGCGCGCGCTCGACGCCGCGATCGCCGCCGCGACGGTCGGCCACCGCATCGGCGACATCTCGGCGGCGATCGGCGACGTCGCCGAGGCCGCGGGTCTGCCCGTCAACCTCGACTTCGGCGGGCACGGCGTCGGCCGCACGATGCACGGCGACCCGCACGTGCCGAACGACGGCCGCCGCAAGCGCGGCCTGCCTCTGCGCGACGGCCTCGTGCTCGCGCTCGAGCCGTGGTTCATGCGCGGTACCGACGAGATCTACACCGACCGCGACGGCTGGACGCTGCGTTCGCGCGACGGCTCCCGCGGCGCCCACGCCGAGCACACCGTCGCGATCACGGCTGATGGCCCGATCGTGCTCACGGCGCGCTCGAGCTGA